One Rhizoctonia solani chromosome 1, complete sequence DNA window includes the following coding sequences:
- a CDS encoding Sugar (and other) transporter, whose protein sequence is MFNIPIIPVYGDWLVWAITACCCQGFLLLGYDQGVMSGIVGAENQFGRDFDSPSPTAQGTIVAIYDIGCAVGSLVCFMFGQKLGRRRMIMLGASTMLVGTAILTSATTRAQLIVGRVVTGIGNGFNSSSIPVYQSETCEGRMRGALVCLNSTITILGLVIAYFLDYGLSFVNGPVQWRLPIGFQAFFALFLLIQAATLPETPRWLMSQGRKGEAIDVLSRLAAPPDQRTPEVESLIQERLREIEESLARESAGGPFRFAELLQGGPLGNFRRVLLACGVNVMQQFTGANMINYLTVDRFGRRALLMFSATGLSTCFLLAAVLLSVGTKSAAYGATAMVFVFQIFLGIGFLPIPWLYPAEVSHTRIRAYTSAISSFVNWMCVFAVVEMTPPAIDQIGWRVFIIFAVLNACWVPIVYAFFPETANLSLEDVDHLFEKGGITGGVWGAPGGRTVVAHSDHITGSAALRARNDEEKFDNTQSNIEYAEQTPSKH, encoded by the exons ATGTTTAATATACCCATAATCCCTGTTTACGGCGACTGGCTTGTCTGGGCGATAACAG CATGCTGCTGTCAAGGTTTCTTGCTGCTAGGctatgaccaaggggttatGTCTGGGATTGTAGGCGCAGAAAATCA GTTCGGCAGAGATTTCGACTCTCCTTCGCCCACAGCTCAGGGAACTATA GTTGCAATCTATGACATTGGATGTGCTGTTGGATCTCTCGTGTGCTTTATGTTTGGTCAAAAGTTAGGTCGAAGACGCATGATCATGCTCGGTGCATCTACTATGCTGGTGGGAACAGCAATCCTCACATCTGCAACAACACGCGCACAATTAATCGTTGGTAGGGTGGTCACTGGGATT GGAAACGGTTTCAACTCCTCTTCTATTCCAGTTTATCAATCTGAAACATGCGAAGGCCGCATGCGAGGTGCACTGGTGTGCTTGAACTCTACCATTACAATATTAGGCCTCGTCA TTGCGTACTTTTTGGATTATGGTTTATCCTTTGTTAACGGGCCAGTACAATGGAGACTACCAATCG GCTTTCAGGCTTTTTTTGCATTATTTCTACTTATACAGGCAGCTACTCTACCCGAAACACCACGCTGGCTCATGtcccaaggccgtaagggtgAAGCAATCGACGTACTCTCAAGGCTTGCCGCACCTCCCGACCAACGTACACCTGAAGTAGAGTCTCTTATTCAAGAACGTTTGAGAGAGATCGAAGAGTCTTTGGCACGCGAGAGTGCCGGTGGCCCCTTCCGGTTTGCGGAACTCCTACAGGGAGGACCATTGGGTAACTTCAGAAGAGTATTATTAGCATGTGGGGTCAATGTCATGCAGCAATTCAC AGGAGCGAACATGATTAACTACTTG ACAGTTGATCGTTTCGGCCGCCGAGCACTACTTATGTTCTCAGCAACTGGGCTCTCGACCTGTTTCTTATTAGCCGCAGTACTTCTCAGCGTCGGTACAAAATCTGCAGCCTATGGTGCTACGGCTATGGTATTCGTATTTCAGATCTTTCTAGGTATTGGATTCTTGCCTATTCCATGGTTGTACCCCGCAGAGGTTAGCCACACCCGTATTCGTGCATACACAAGCGCAATTAGCTCGTTTGTCAACTGGAT GTGTGTATTTGCTGTGGTCGAAATGACACCACCCGCGATTGATCAAATTGGATGGAGAGTCTTCATCATTTTCGCCGTGCTTAATGCATGCTGGGTCCCCATAGT TTATGCATTCTTCCCAGAGACCGCCAATCTCTCACTGGAGGATGTCGACCATCTGTTTGAAAAGGGAGGGATTACCGGAGGCGTATGGGGTGCACCGGGTGGGCGAACAGTCGTCGCGCATTCTGACCACATCACCGGTTCGGCCGCACTACGAGCTAGAAATGATGAAGAAAAGTTTGATAATACGCAATCAAACATAGAATACGCAGAACAAACCCCATCCAAACACTGA
- a CDS encoding enolase C-terminal domain-like protein, with protein MSFPTITEIKTFVVPGEGEGGDYHSQKAGHWIIGQISNPMSRYEQYKASRVSWGINLTASDGSVGFATGMGGPPSCWLVEQHFKRFLIGADPRDTSILSDQMLRASMYYGRKGLVVATISVVDLALWDLVGKIRKEPVYKMIGGRTRDHLSFYCTGPLPAEAKRLGFWGGKVPLTWGPADGQEGMRKNYEELKKHRESGPDFPIMVDCYMSLTVQYAIELATMCLPLNITWWEEVLHPDAEGYEKLKAALPQLKWTTGEHEYTRYGFKKLLDTKSIDIIQPDIMWCGGLTELLRITSLASAYDVDVVCHGSGPYSYHFAVSQSNTPFTEIICNAPDGKSVKPVFGNLFLNEVMPVNGRIELEKLDAPGFGLELNPAIKLIDGAKLLTPDPEKPLGQAGQ; from the exons atgtCTTTCCCAACGATAACTGAGATCAAGACCTTTGTGGTCCCTGGG GAGGGCGAAGGTGGAGATTACCACTCCCAAAAAGCTGGTCATTGGATTATTGGTCAAATCTCCAATCCCATGTCACGGTATGAGCAGTATAAGGCATCTCGTGTCTCCTGGGGTATCAAC CTTACTGCATCTGATGGCTCGGTCGGATTTGCGACGGGTATGGGTGGCCCGCCATCTTGCTGGCTTGTTGAGCAACACTTCAAACGTTTTTTGATCGGTGCTGATCCCCGAGATACAAGCATTCTGTCTGATCAAATGCTCCGTGCTTCTATGTACTATGGCCGCAAAGGCCTTGTCGTCGCTACTATCTCCGTCGTCGATTTGGCACTTTGGGACCTGGTTGGCAAGATCCGCAAGGAGCCAGTATACAAG ATGATTGGTGGCCGTACCCGCGATCACCTATCATTCTACTGCACTGGACCTCTGCCTGCCGAGGCGAAGCGTCTCGGATTCTGGGGAGGTAAAGTCCCTCTAACATGGGGACCTGCCGACGGGCAAGAGGGGATGCGAAAGAACTACGAAGAATTAAAGAAACACAGGGAGTC CGGCCCAGATTTCCCCATTATGGTTGACTGTTATATGAGTTTGACT GTTCAATATGCGATCGAACTCGCTACTATGTGCCTTCCTCTGAACATTACTTGGTGGGAAGAAGTGCTTCACCCCGATGCCGAAGGATAtgagaagctcaaggctgcATTGCCACAACTCAAGTGGACGACTGGTGAA CACGAATACACCCGATATGGCTTCAAGAAGCTGCTGGACACCAAGTCCATTGACATTATCCAGCCCGATATCATGTGGTGCGGTGGCTTGACTGAACTACTTCGCATTACATCCCTAGCTTCGGCATACGATGTGGATGTCGTGTGCCACGGCAGTGGTCCATACAGCTACCACTTTGCTGTCAGTCAATCCAACACTCCTTTCACCGAG atTATTTGCAATGCACCGGACGGCAAGTCAGTCAAACCGGTGTTTGGAAATTTGTTCTTGAACGAGGTGATGCCCGTCAATGGTCGCATCGAGCTCGAAAAGTTGGATGCGCCAGGATTCGGGTTGGAACTCAACCCCGCTATCAAACTCATTGATGGTGCCAAGTTGCTGACTCCGGACCCAGAGAAGCCTTTGGGCCAGGCCGGCCAGTAG
- a CDS encoding kinase domain protein — translation MLSSTYKFFPPELSRVHIALFTNVQNASELRSRLIKASTMEGEEGEEEREAVNFAFVDAAPITSLLHLQTAIQQATLASTDGTLRTKTVHSEILWALNNSNNISESIKRFGISDSSKSVFVVRVTSPELSVENILGSMKAAIQGEEVPIEALSEITDWPLVCKYYKVSNDPAVVELTKGSKEESQKFSEEAKAAINEIVVSSVAMKNVMS, via the exons ATGCTGTCTTCGACCTACAAGTTCTTCCCTCCCGAGTTATCTCGTGTTCACATTGCGCTCTTTACAAACGTTCAAAATGCATCCGAATTGAGATCGCGACTTATTAAGGCCTCAACTAtggaaggagaagaaggcgAGGAGGAGAGGGAAGCTGTGAATTTTGCTTTTGTGGATGCTGCACCA ATAACTAGCCTGCTACACCTCCAGACGGCAATTCAACAGGCAACGCTTGCATCGACAGATGGGACTTTGCGCACCAAAACCGTCCACTCAGAGATACTATGGGCTCTAAACAATAGTAACAAC ATCAGCGAATCCATCAAAAGATTTGGCATCTCCGATTCGTCCAAATCTGTGTTTGTCGTGCGGGTTACCAGTCCTGAGCTTTCCGTTGAAAATATACTGGGGTCAATGAAAGCCGCTATCCAGGGTGAAGAAGTTCCGATCGAGGCTCTATCAGAAATTACCGACTGGCCACTCGTGTGCAAG TATTACAAAGTTTCGAACGACCCGGCCGTAGTAGAGTTAACAAAAGGAAGCAAAGAAGAATCTCAAAAGTTCTCCGAGGAAGCCAAGGCAGCAATCAATGAAATCGTCGTAAGCTCTGTAGCAATGAAGAATGTCATGTCGTGA